A genome region from Akkermansiaceae bacterium includes the following:
- the cas1 gene encoding type II CRISPR-associated endonuclease Cas1 encodes MIKHTLEISQRAARLSLKQRQLVIHLDEGETRSFACEDIGVLILQHPAISLSSALLNALLESGAVVVICNEKHLPSGLILPTLTHTELVPRMMAQMGASLPAREQAWKAIVQAKIRAQANDLSPSIKARLQTLAANVKSGDAENHEARAARLYWQARFPDRYLQDDKRDPMSESFFNSLLNYGYAIIRAATARALVSAGLQPALGVFHHRRDNPFCLADDVMEPLRPLVDRTVQALLENEPDLQTAAIESRHRKELLSLLAAPVTFGETSGPLMAVLPRYINSFYRLLVRESELLVVPTY; translated from the coding sequence ATGATCAAGCATACCCTCGAGATCTCCCAACGAGCAGCACGCCTGTCCCTTAAGCAGCGACAGCTCGTCATCCATCTCGATGAAGGGGAGACACGCAGCTTCGCCTGCGAGGACATCGGCGTGCTCATCCTCCAGCATCCCGCCATCTCACTGAGTTCTGCCCTGCTCAATGCCTTGCTTGAATCGGGAGCCGTCGTGGTCATCTGCAACGAAAAGCACCTGCCCTCAGGCCTCATCCTCCCCACCCTCACCCACACCGAGCTGGTACCCAGGATGATGGCGCAGATGGGAGCTTCCCTCCCGGCACGCGAGCAGGCATGGAAGGCCATCGTCCAGGCGAAGATCCGCGCCCAGGCAAACGACCTCTCCCCATCCATCAAAGCCAGATTGCAAACACTCGCCGCAAACGTGAAATCCGGGGACGCGGAGAACCACGAAGCCCGCGCCGCACGCCTCTATTGGCAGGCACGCTTCCCGGACCGATATCTTCAGGACGACAAGCGCGATCCCATGAGCGAATCCTTCTTCAACTCCCTACTAAACTATGGTTACGCCATCATCCGTGCCGCCACCGCCCGCGCATTGGTATCAGCGGGGCTCCAGCCCGCCCTCGGCGTCTTCCACCACAGGCGGGACAACCCTTTCTGCCTTGCTGACGACGTGATGGAGCCTCTTCGCCCCTTGGTTGACCGGACAGTCCAGGCTCTTCTCGAAAACGAACCGGATCTCCAGACCGCAGCCATAGAAAGCCGCCACCGCAAGGAACTGCTTTCCCTTCTTGCCGCACCGGTGACCTTCGGCGAAACAAGCGGCCCGCTCATGGCCGTCCTCCCGCGCTACATCAATAGCTTCTACCGGTTGCTTGTCCGTGAAAGCGAACTGCTCGTCGTGCCAACCTACTGA
- the cas2 gene encoding CRISPR-associated endonuclease Cas2 produces the protein MNISGYRCMWIIVLFDLPTDTKKARRQYTDFRKSLLEDGFAMMQYSVYFRHCASKENAEVHQQRVRMSVPPDGEVRVIQFTDKQFARMEVYFGKRRTRTEGAPAQLEMF, from the coding sequence ATGAACATCTCAGGCTACCGCTGTATGTGGATCATCGTTCTTTTCGACCTCCCAACCGACACCAAAAAGGCTCGGAGGCAATACACCGACTTCCGCAAAAGCCTGCTGGAGGATGGTTTTGCCATGATGCAGTATTCCGTCTACTTCCGCCACTGCGCCAGCAAGGAGAACGCGGAAGTCCACCAGCAGCGTGTCCGTATGAGCGTCCCGCCGGATGGTGAAGTCCGTGTCATCCAGTTCACAGACAAGCAGTTCGCAAGGATGGAAGTGTATTTTGGAAAACGCCGCACCCGAACCGAAGGAGCGCCTGCCCAACTGGAAATGTTTTGA